Sequence from the Penaeus vannamei isolate JL-2024 chromosome 16, ASM4276789v1, whole genome shotgun sequence genome:
GCTGTGGACGGCGGGGCTGAACACGAAGTTCCCTCCCACGCTGGGCCTCCTCACGCACGCGCACGCCACCGCCAGTTCTTCCACGTCCAACACGTGAATGTTGGGTCCCCGACGAACCCACACGGGGATGTGGCGGGTCACCGGCACGCACTGGTGTCCGTCCCTGGAGCACTGGGATCCCCCGCACGTGCACACGGCCTCCAGGACCACCGCCGGGGAGTACATGGGCGGCAGGTCCCGGGCCACGTAGTGGGTGGGACAGTCTCCGATCAGCTCGGAAATGTGGATCCAGTCCGGGCGCAGCTGAAGCTCGGGTTTGATGTGGTTCTCGTGCAGGTTGGAGTCGAGCGCGGAACAGTTGATTCCGCGGTGGAGCATCTGGGACGTGTGCACGATGGGCAACGGCACCGCCTTGTACTCGGACCTGGAGGCGGCTTCCACCTCCTGCTCCGAGTAGTGCTGAAGGAGGCCGGGGATCAGCTCGTCCAGCTGCCGCTTGCTTTGAGACCGATGTCGGATGTACGACC
This genomic interval carries:
- the LOC113825771 gene encoding uncharacterized protein, translating into MRRRHRVYIRRSASLDSHLSTMALRTAPVLSQLALPLVLLLVLVPLRSSLALQLGFPSLTSAFRPPLDVAGRPSEGRQAPQQGLWSYIRHRSQSKRQLDELIPGLLQHYSEQEVEAASRSEYKAVPLPIVHTSQMLHRGINCSALDSNLHENHIKPELQLRPDWIHISELIGDCPTHYVARDLPPMYSPAVVLEAVCTCGGSQCSRDGHQCVPVTRHIPVWVRRGPNIHVLDVEELAVACACVRRPSVGGNFVFSPAVHS